A stretch of the Aegilops tauschii subsp. strangulata cultivar AL8/78 chromosome 4, Aet v6.0, whole genome shotgun sequence genome encodes the following:
- the LOC109754259 gene encoding uncharacterized protein, with protein sequence MGCFLGCFGGAKSKKERRHRRRKQRSPSHSPSKAARDAEAASAAAPLLATLLELRDSADDLCLAVVAKKKVTFDPNVTAYEAPPIPEGEEAATEEEEEGRAAAGGEEAWTLLGPECAKSEAFPLNHRYGNCAGADDDSDYEDCYDDDDDDEYDDDEDDEEEEGLDGIDECAVDDDEEQGGLLGIARGEEEACESLFLLPAPRTTKDSAAAAQTGAAAEATAALSSVENFSQWKDAKPHTAAPKDSEKENIVRLSDSATAPDMKKEKPAVSWDYTPRTPSKQEASVDASLSTWLGSSGTPESNYSVRSYSPISREDRPILGALTVEDIKISSANSSPRRSRSPSPSPDDMPILGTVGAYWNCSDAKGGSDDSVTRGGFMKTRSRFGQNLA encoded by the exons ATGGGCTGCTTCCTCGGCTGCTTCGGGGGCGCCAAGTCCAAGAaggagcgccgccaccgccggcgcaAGCAGCGCTCCCCCTCCCACTCCCCCTCCAAGGCCGCCCGCGACGCCgaggccgcctccgccgccgccccgctcctcGCCACCCTCCTCGAGCTCAG GGATTCGGCCGATGACCTGTGCCTGGCCGTCGTCGCCAAGAAGAAGGTGACGTTCGACCCCAACGTGACCGCCTACGAGGCGCCGCCGATCCCCGAGGGCGAGGAGGCCgcgacagaggaggaggaggagggccgcgccgcggcgggcggcgaggaggcgtggaCGCTGCTGGGGCCCGAGTGCGCGAAATCAGAGGCGTTCCCGCTCAACCACAGGTACGGCAACTGCGCCGGCGCCGACGACGACAGCGACTACGAGGACTGctacgacgacgacgacgacgatgagtACGATgacgatgaggacgacgaagaggaggagggctTGGACGGGATCGACGAGTgcgcggtggacgacgacgaggagcaaggcgggcttctgggcatcgcgcgcggcgaggaggaggcgtgCGAGTCGCTCTTCCTGCTCCCGGCGCCCAGGACCACCAAGGACAGCGCCGCTGCCGCTCAGACCGGAGCAGCAGCTGAGGCAACCGCCGCGCTCAGCTCGGTGGAGAACTTCAGCCAGTGGAAGGACGCCAAGCCACACACCGCCGCGCCCAAGGATTCAGAGAAGGAGAACATCGTCAGGCTCTCCGACTCGGCGACGGCCCCTGATATGAAAAAAGAGAAGCCGGCGGTGAGCTGGGACTACACCCCCAGGACGCCGAGCAAGCAGGAGGCCTCGGTGGACGCGAGCCTCTCCACGTGGCTGGGCTCCTCGGGGACGCCGGAGAGCAACTACTCGGTGCGGTCCTACTCGCCGATCAGCCGGGAGGACCGGCCCATCCTCGGCGCCCTCACCGTGGAGGACATCAAGATCTCCTCGGCCAACTCGTCGCCGAGGCGGTCGCGGTCCCCGAGCCCGAGCCCCGACGACATGCCGATCCTGGGCACCGTGGGGGCTTACTGGAACTGCAGCGATGCCAAGGGCGGCAGTGATGATTCGGTGACGAGAGGCGGGTTCATGAAGACCAGGAGCAGATTTGGGCAG AACTTGGCATGA